A window of the Salvelinus sp. IW2-2015 linkage group LG3, ASM291031v2, whole genome shotgun sequence genome harbors these coding sequences:
- the msantd1 gene encoding myb/SANT-like DNA-binding domain-containing protein 1 isoform X1 yields the protein MAAEESFSYLIPGHSEKHRRARNWTDAEMKGLLYVWEQNVAELKKCKRNAKIYEKMAQRFFELTGEQRHREEIKMKITNMSFQYRQVKMKCTTNGSGGTPDWPYYKAIEKLLTKTEDNGTMNPFELQSPGPSTSTEASMSHAEGLPTGFLPEYTGSSDEMEMREDLDGWESSGSLHSGLPCPDSHPAPAKRKKVHQHLSLKRRKLKVMEAMLQEQRKVSRAVEETCREVRRVMHQQNFLQVQSLQLQERMMNLLEKMIQPLTAPTPAWGAAAQPGVKEPGQG from the exons ATGGCTGCCGAGGAGAGTTTTAGTTACCTCATTCCGGGCCACAGCGAGAAGCACAGAAGGGCCCGAAACTGGACCGATGCAGAGATGAAGGGGCTTCTGTATGTATGGGAACAGAATGTCGCCGAGCTGAAGAAATGTAAGAGGAACGCCAAGATCTACGAGAAGATGGCACAGAGGTTCTTCGAGCTCACTGGAGAACAACGCCATCGGGAGGAGATAAAGATGAAAATCACCAACATGTCTTTCCAGTACAGGCAAGT GAAAATGAAGTGCACAACCAATGGGAGCGGTGGGACACCCGACTGGCCGTACTACAAAGCAATAGAGAAGCTCCTCACCAAGACTGAAGATAATGGGACTATGAACCCGTTTGAGCTCCAGTCTCCTggcccctccacctccacagaggCCTCGATGTCCCATGCAGAAGGCCTCCCCACGGGCTTCCTTCCGGAGTACACAGGCTCCTCGGACGAGATGGAGATGAGGGAGGACCTGGATGGATGGGAGAGCTCTGGCAGCCTGCACTCTGGACTTCCCTGTCCTGA TTCCCACCCGGCGCCGGCCAAGAGGAAGAAGGTGCACCAGCACCTGTCTCTGAAGCGGCGGAAGCTGAAGGTGATGGAGGCCATGCTGCAGGAGCAGCGAAAGGTGAGCCGGGCAGTGGAGGAGACGTGCCGCGAGGTGCGCCGCGTCATGCACCAGCAGAACTTCCTCCAGGTGCAGAGCCTGCAGCTCCAGGAGCGCATGATGAACCTGCTGGAGAAGATGATCCAGCCACTGACGGCCCCCACGCCAGCCTGGGGTGCTGCTGCCCAGCCTGGGGTCAAAGAGCCAGGCCAGGGATGA
- the msantd1 gene encoding myb/SANT-like DNA-binding domain-containing protein 1 isoform X2, translated as MAAEESFSYLIPGHSEKHRRARNWTDAEMKGLLYVWEQNVAELKKCKRNAKIYEKMAQRFFELTGEQRHREEIKMKITNMSFQYRKMKCTTNGSGGTPDWPYYKAIEKLLTKTEDNGTMNPFELQSPGPSTSTEASMSHAEGLPTGFLPEYTGSSDEMEMREDLDGWESSGSLHSGLPCPDSHPAPAKRKKVHQHLSLKRRKLKVMEAMLQEQRKVSRAVEETCREVRRVMHQQNFLQVQSLQLQERMMNLLEKMIQPLTAPTPAWGAAAQPGVKEPGQG; from the exons ATGGCTGCCGAGGAGAGTTTTAGTTACCTCATTCCGGGCCACAGCGAGAAGCACAGAAGGGCCCGAAACTGGACCGATGCAGAGATGAAGGGGCTTCTGTATGTATGGGAACAGAATGTCGCCGAGCTGAAGAAATGTAAGAGGAACGCCAAGATCTACGAGAAGATGGCACAGAGGTTCTTCGAGCTCACTGGAGAACAACGCCATCGGGAGGAGATAAAGATGAAAATCACCAACATGTCTTTCCAGTACAG GAAAATGAAGTGCACAACCAATGGGAGCGGTGGGACACCCGACTGGCCGTACTACAAAGCAATAGAGAAGCTCCTCACCAAGACTGAAGATAATGGGACTATGAACCCGTTTGAGCTCCAGTCTCCTggcccctccacctccacagaggCCTCGATGTCCCATGCAGAAGGCCTCCCCACGGGCTTCCTTCCGGAGTACACAGGCTCCTCGGACGAGATGGAGATGAGGGAGGACCTGGATGGATGGGAGAGCTCTGGCAGCCTGCACTCTGGACTTCCCTGTCCTGA TTCCCACCCGGCGCCGGCCAAGAGGAAGAAGGTGCACCAGCACCTGTCTCTGAAGCGGCGGAAGCTGAAGGTGATGGAGGCCATGCTGCAGGAGCAGCGAAAGGTGAGCCGGGCAGTGGAGGAGACGTGCCGCGAGGTGCGCCGCGTCATGCACCAGCAGAACTTCCTCCAGGTGCAGAGCCTGCAGCTCCAGGAGCGCATGATGAACCTGCTGGAGAAGATGATCCAGCCACTGACGGCCCCCACGCCAGCCTGGGGTGCTGCTGCCCAGCCTGGGGTCAAAGAGCCAGGCCAGGGATGA